In Perca fluviatilis chromosome 11, GENO_Pfluv_1.0, whole genome shotgun sequence, the following proteins share a genomic window:
- the znf644a gene encoding zinc finger protein 644a, with amino-acid sequence MAAEMSCLTGVDEDDKDADPEINALTLLQEPVRMAQESASCTDSFGKPSLKQNVNSVLDVLSNTDMLSPVGLGNGPSSHQATQAHELNSISTEKEEAKSITPLKTVQEIDTAGIWGFDVDSPENSVDNFSGASDLHWDPHKEFMQFLWENHGDSPGEEPKDEVLPANSQRRRKRKMDMVVMVDPSEDLYPDLSCKSSEDLSDAEDQEDSIPVRKVRKSRNFSQSQSSPTGKVSKYPNGTVKAIKEILYNAPARNSHENSIGHGLSPLKGRLAMNSHSEDKPSCYPCSKCKLIFKKEHHLHRHMKSHVDSPDISPKPFICRECGQSFRQSGSLIEHMSTHTEKTARLHTEKKARLNEEIKCVNDQKKEDKKKLFCPQCPFGTNCPNTFVQHAKTHEKDKRKFRCDKCSFRSLSESDLRRHNIMQHTVITVTKQIQNDDSGIFSCNICSYRAFSENVFKNHLLRRHQQTFEEYEAAKRLEKTAQPLKEQHMPTSKTPVEDAEFTSKISIKNQISSKRACSPSESNDIADLFKNSKIKRGLKSQLTESKLDKSINVLLSRQRHGKKTAEPRKESNNHSTFVQDSIGDKDGSDQLPGTLSVKVEDSAISPNGHRVSSSPAEGDQSTVRKSPSKRKMSTPYRNTSDQDSCFILPKPLPSPKKINQEEEEVSDSDEKDIFQFNDTDGNTDLFDNGIKKENQNIIYTYSRRMSMRGALQASKRLFEKIKTEDEDPTEPEIKEECIETEVFQEAFDSHQIPLREDFTEDLSDLEMDRKNCPYCPAVFESGVGLSNHVRGHLHRVGLAYNARHVVSPEQVASQDRRPRIRRKMSAIRRLKKALQLESESETVKSIHSCPLCGDSFDNRTGQSNHIRGHLKKLGKSFATKNKSPLFLLRELMRDKKEFQRALQILGKRRNHFQYGASSKLSTVDHFMQPPIGIPKCNSIPSACTDDRPLMPTFSLMEMESEKRQLETKLDVKNSLSGTTALIGILKKRKCQEDGRIKGSSQMSKNMLAVSSNSEHCSGSRVASSLPKSICEKGEFNRKVCVHCNATFHSGVSLSNHLRAYAKRKRTAVLDGTTFDCKARRQRSRPGSKKKTLPLPQTPEEMYRLTCRFCDLVFQGPLSVQEDWIKHLQRHIMNTSVPHTGLGMVEVASLPTDPPTLKTDQDRSLTAAHAAS; translated from the exons ATGGCAGCTGAAATGTCATGTCTGACAGGTGTTGATGAAGATGACAAAGATGCAGATCCTGAGATCAATGCTCTCACACTCCTTCAAGAGCCAGTGAGAATGGCACAAGAATCGGCCTCTTGCACCGATTCTTTTGGCAAGCCTTCTCTGAAACAAAACGTCAATAGTGTCCTAGATGTTCTGTCAAACACAGATATGTTGTCTCCAGTTGGCCTGGGAAATGGACCTTCCTCGCATCAGGCTACACAAGCGCATGAACTCAACAGCATCtccacagagaaagaggaggcaaAGAGCATCACCCCACTAAAAACGGTGCAGGAAATTGACACTGCAGGGATTTGGGGTTTTGATGTAGACTCACCGGAGAACTCAGtggataattttagtggtgccAGCGACCTTCATTGGGACCCTCACAAAGAGTTTATGCAGTTTCTTTGGGAGAACCATGGTGATTCCCCTGGTGAGGAGCCTAAAGATGAAGTCCTTCCTGCCAATAGCCAAAGgagaaggaaacggaaaatggACATGGTTGTCATGGTGGATCCCTCAGAAGACCTTTACCCTGATCTGAGCTGCAAGTCATCTGAGGATTTGTCTGATGCTGAAGACCAAGAAGACTCTATTCCTGTCAGAAAAGTCAGAAAGTCAAGGAATTTCTCCCAGTCACAGTCATCACCAACAGGGAAAGTTTCTAAGTATCCAAATGGAACTGTAAAGGCCATCAAGGAAATTCTTTACAATGCACCTGCAAGAAATTCACATGAGAATAGTATAGGTCATGGGCTTTCACCATTGAAGGGGAGGCTCGCCATGAATTCCCATTCAGAGGACAAGCCATCATGTTACCCTTGCTCAAAATGCAAGCTTATTTTCAAGAAAGAGCATCATTTGCATCGTCATATGAAGTCTCATGTTGACTCTCCGGATATTTCGCCAAAGCCTTTTATATGCCGAGAATGTGGACAGTCCTTCAGACAAAGTGGTTCACTTATTGAGCATATGTCGACTCACACGGAGAAAACGGCAAGACTCCACACGGAGAAAAAAGCAAGACTCAATGAAGAGATCAAATGCGTAAATGACCAGAAGAAAGAGGATAAAAAGAAGCTTTTCTGTCCTCAGTGCCCTTTTGGTACAAACTGCCCAAACACATTTGTTCAACATGCGAAAACACACGAGAAGGACAAGAGAAAGTTTAGATGTGACAAATGTAGCTTTAGGAGTCTGAGTGAGAGTGATCTTAGGAGACATAACATTATGCAGCACACAGTAATTACTGTTACAAAGCAGATCCAGAATGATGattctggaatcttctcctgtAACATTTGTTCTTATAGAGCTTTcagtgaaaatgtttttaagaATCACCTTCTGCGTCGCCATCAACAAACCTTTGAGGAATACGAAGCTGCAAAGCGTCTTGAGAAAACTGCACAACCACTTAAGGAGCAGCACATGCCTACTAGTAAAACTCCTGTAGAAGATGCTGAGTTTACGTCTAAAATCTCTATAAAAAATCAGATCTCTTCTAAAAGAGCTTGTTCGCCTAGTGAGTCCAATGACATTGCAGACCTATTCAAAAATAGCAAGATTAAAAGAGGTCTCAAGTCTCAACTAACAGAATCAAAGCTCGACAAATCCATCAACGTTCTCCTGTCCCGACAAAGACATGGAAAGAAAACTGCAGAACCGAGGAAGGAAAGCAATAATCACAGCACATTTGTTCAGGATTCCATAGGTGACAAAGATGGCTCTGATCAGTTGCCAGGAACATTGAGTGTCAAGGTTGAAGATTCAGCTATATCCCCAAATGGCCATAGGGTTTCCTCCAGTCCAGCAGAAGGAGATCAGTCAACTGTCAGAAAGTCACCGTCTAAAAGGAAGATGTCCACCCCATACCGCAACACCTCTGACCAAGACTCATGCTTCATCTTACCAAAACCTCTGCCAAGTCCCAAGAAAATAaaccaagaagaagaagaagtgtcAGACAGTGACGAAAAAGACATTTTCCAGTTTAACGATACAGATGGCAACACTGATCTTTTTGACAATGGTATtaagaaagaaaatcaaaacataatttataCCTATAGCAGAAGAATGTCCATGAGGGGTGCTCTGCAGGCGTCTAAAAGGCTGTTTGAGAAAATTAAGACTGAAGATGAAGACCCGACAGAACCTGAAATCAAAGAAGAATGCATAGAAACAGAAGTCTTTCAAGAAGCCTTTGACTCTCACCAAATACCATTGAGGGAAGACTTTACAGAGGATTTGTCAGATTTGGAAATGGACCGCAAGAACTGTCCATACTGTCCTGcagtctttgagtctggtgttGGATTGTCCAATCATGTCAGAGGGCATCTTCATAGGGTTGGACTGGCCTACAATGCACGCCATGTAGTGTCTCCTGAGCAGGTGGCTTCTCAAGACAGGAGGCCACGAATTCGAAGAAAAATGTCAGCGATCCGGAGATTGAAAAAAG cattACAGTTGGAGTCAGAATCTGAAACTGTAAAGAGCATTCACTCCTGTCCATTATGTGGGGACTCATTTGATAACAGGACTGGGCAGTCCAACCACATACGAGGCCACCTCAAAAAGCTTGGTAAAAGCTTTGCAACAAAGAATAAATCCCCATTATTTTTACTCCGGGAGTTGATGCGCGACAAGAAGGAGTTCCAGCGGGCACTTCAAATTCTGGGAAAGAGACGGAACCATTTCCAATACGGTGCTTCATCAAAGCTTTCCACTGTTGATCATTTCATGCAGCCGCCAATTGGAATCCCAAAATGTAATTCTATTCCAAGCGCTTGCACTGATGACAGGCCACTAATGCCCACGTTTTCTTTAATGGAAATGGAATCTGAAAAAAGGCAACTAGAGACTAAGTTGGATGTTAAAAATTCCCTCTCTGGCACGACTGCCTTGATAGGAATTCTGAAGAAGAGGAAGTGTCAGGAAGACGGCAGAATAAAGGGGTCGTCTCAGATGTCAAAAAACATGCTAGCAGTTTCTTCAAACAGTGAGCACTGTTCAGGATCAAGAGTTGCATCTTCACTGCCAAAATCAATATGCG AGAAAGGTGAATTCAACAGGAAGGTGTGCGTCCATTGCAATGCAACTTTCCACAGCGGAGTTAGCTTGTCTAATCACCTCCGGGCATATGCGAAACGAAAAAGGACAGCTGTACTTGATGGAACCA CATTTGACTGTAAAGCAAGGAGGCAACGCTCAAGGCCTGGCTCAAAGAAGAAGACACTGCCCTTACCGCAAACTCCAGAGGAAATGTACAGACTCACCTGCAG GTTCTGTGACCTCGTCTTCCAGGGTCCCTTGTCTGTCCAGGAGGACTGGATTAAACATTTACAGAGACACATTATGAACACTAGCGTCCCTCACACTGGGCTAGGCATGGTGGAGGTCGCCTCGCTGCCCACGGACCCCCCGACCCTCAAGACTGACCAAGACCGCTCTCTGACAGCCGCACATGCTGCCTCATGA